One Sinorhizobium sp. BG8 DNA window includes the following coding sequences:
- a CDS encoding class I fructose-bisphosphate aldolase has protein sequence MRDNRKVRMNRLFGNGRCLDVAIDHGVCNEPSFLDGLENMPAVMKALVDARPDAIQMNYGQADLLQDLPGKDKPALVMRIDMGNPYNRIRHRDMWAVLQNEAEPLVGALQMDAACVVVNLFMLPDEPDLFRQCVQNIARVRADCEKYGMPLMIEPLVMQPVTERGGYMVDGDADKIVTLTRLAREMGADIVKADPTTNPDDFHRVVEAARCPVLVRGGGKEDLLAVFAKSAALMRQGAMGMVYGRNIYQHANPSAVVRGLMAIIHKDAEGEEAFALYQQG, from the coding sequence ATGCGAGACAACCGCAAGGTCCGGATGAACCGGCTGTTCGGCAACGGCCGTTGCCTGGACGTGGCGATCGATCATGGCGTTTGCAACGAGCCGTCCTTCCTGGACGGGCTGGAGAACATGCCCGCCGTGATGAAGGCGCTGGTCGATGCCAGGCCTGACGCTATCCAGATGAACTACGGCCAGGCCGACCTGCTCCAGGATCTGCCCGGGAAGGACAAGCCCGCGCTCGTCATGCGCATCGACATGGGCAATCCCTACAACCGCATCCGCCATCGCGACATGTGGGCCGTGCTCCAGAACGAGGCCGAGCCACTCGTCGGTGCGTTGCAGATGGATGCAGCCTGCGTGGTCGTGAACCTCTTCATGCTACCGGACGAGCCGGATCTCTTCCGTCAGTGCGTGCAGAACATCGCACGTGTTAGAGCCGACTGTGAGAAATACGGCATGCCGTTGATGATAGAGCCGCTCGTCATGCAGCCGGTGACGGAACGAGGTGGCTACATGGTCGACGGCGATGCGGACAAGATCGTAACACTGACCCGGCTTGCCCGGGAGATGGGCGCGGACATCGTCAAGGCTGATCCGACGACGAACCCGGATGACTTCCACCGTGTGGTGGAGGCCGCGCGCTGCCCCGTGCTTGTACGCGGCGGTGGAAAGGAAGACCTGCTCGCCGTATTTGCCAAATCTGCCGCCTTGATGCGGCAGGGCGCAATGGGCATGGTCTACGGGCGCAACATTTACCAGCACGCCAATCCGAGCGCCGTCGTACGCGGACTGATGGCGATCATCCACAAGGATGCGGAAGGCGAGGAGGCCTTTGCACTCTATCAGCAGGGTTGA